In Chryseobacterium lactis, a single genomic region encodes these proteins:
- a CDS encoding glutathione peroxidase: MKNVFLLLLSFIAFLQSCTNQKSEISEAKTKELMGKTIYDFKVESLDGKEINFADFKGKKILIVNTASECGFTPQYADLEKVYEQYKDKLIIVGFPANNFGGQEPGTNTEIGAFCQKNYGVTFPLAAKVSVKGDDTAPIFKYLTEQELNGVKNTTILWNFTKFLIDENGKLIDTFVSTTKPTDEAITKYLK, translated from the coding sequence ATGAAAAATGTTTTTTTACTGCTGCTTTCTTTTATTGCATTTCTGCAAAGCTGCACCAATCAAAAAAGTGAAATTTCTGAAGCTAAAACCAAAGAACTTATGGGAAAAACAATATATGATTTCAAAGTAGAAAGCCTTGACGGCAAAGAAATTAACTTTGCCGATTTTAAAGGAAAGAAAATTCTGATTGTAAACACTGCTTCTGAATGTGGTTTTACACCACAGTATGCGGATCTGGAAAAAGTATACGAACAATACAAAGATAAATTGATCATCGTAGGCTTTCCAGCCAATAATTTTGGAGGCCAGGAGCCTGGTACCAATACGGAAATCGGAGCTTTTTGCCAGAAAAATTATGGCGTAACGTTTCCATTGGCAGCTAAAGTTTCTGTAAAAGGAGATGATACTGCACCAATATTTAAATATTTGACAGAACAGGAATTAAACGGGGTGAAAAACACAACCATCCTTTGGAACTTCACCAAATTCTTAATCGATGAAAACGGAAAGCTAATCGATACTTTTGTAAGTACAACTAAGCCTACAGATGAGGCGATTACGAAATATTTGAAATAA
- a CDS encoding metal-dependent hydrolase, with product MKIQFLGQNCFLFTYKDKTILSDPFYNYKKAESGFDITAQKIDYILLTHAHGDHIADVAEVLQHYPEATVIGVPEVCGYFTQAKNKDDVNLGGSAKIDDLKISMVPAHHTSSFPDGSYGGVPVGYIFRLPEGKNIYLAGDTGVMADMELFPRLYGNIDLSILPIGSHYTMCPRKASFAAAELLKTPKVIGCHFDTFPAIEINHESALQHFADKNVELVLPKLGETFEF from the coding sequence ATGAAAATACAATTCTTAGGGCAAAATTGTTTCCTGTTCACATACAAGGACAAGACAATTTTAAGTGACCCTTTCTACAACTACAAAAAAGCGGAATCAGGTTTTGATATTACCGCTCAGAAAATTGATTACATCCTGTTGACTCATGCTCATGGGGATCATATCGCGGATGTAGCAGAAGTGTTACAGCATTATCCGGAGGCTACCGTAATTGGAGTACCTGAAGTATGCGGATACTTTACACAGGCTAAAAATAAAGACGATGTAAACTTAGGAGGGTCGGCAAAAATCGACGATCTTAAAATTTCCATGGTTCCGGCTCATCACACAAGTTCTTTCCCTGACGGAAGCTATGGAGGCGTTCCTGTGGGATATATTTTCAGATTACCTGAAGGTAAGAATATCTATTTGGCAGGTGATACAGGAGTAATGGCTGATATGGAGCTGTTTCCAAGATTGTATGGAAACATAGACCTTTCTATCCTTCCAATCGGAAGTCACTATACCATGTGTCCTAGAAAAGCATCTTTTGCTGCAGCAGAATTATTGAAAACTCCAAAAGTAATCGGATGTCATTTTGATACTTTCCCTGCTATTGAGATCAATCATGAAAGTGCTTTACAACATTTCGCTGATAAAAATGTAGAACTTGTTTTACCAAAACTAGGCGAGACGTTCGAATTTTAA
- a CDS encoding VOC family protein: MKKIIFTLCILASFMLGFAFKAATEAQSDDVKRVTGIGGIFFKSKDPKKMREWYKDHLGLNTNEYGAVFEWYQGADQSKKGFSQWSPFNEKTKYFQPSEKDFMINYRVENIEKLVDQLKKENVTIVDKIETYDYGKFVHIMDLEGNKIELWEPNDIEYEKLGQSMGSKTTK, translated from the coding sequence ATGAAAAAAATAATTTTTACCCTTTGCATTCTGGCTTCTTTTATGTTAGGATTTGCTTTCAAAGCAGCAACAGAAGCTCAATCTGACGATGTCAAAAGAGTCACAGGTATCGGTGGGATCTTTTTTAAATCTAAAGATCCAAAAAAGATGAGAGAATGGTATAAAGATCATCTGGGTCTTAATACCAATGAATATGGCGCTGTATTTGAGTGGTATCAGGGTGCTGATCAATCAAAAAAAGGATTTAGCCAATGGAGTCCATTTAATGAAAAAACAAAATACTTTCAACCTTCTGAAAAAGATTTCATGATCAATTACCGTGTTGAAAATATTGAAAAACTTGTTGATCAGTTAAAAAAAGAAAATGTGACCATTGTGGATAAGATCGAAACTTATGATTACGGGAAATTTGTCCACATAATGGATCTTGAAGGCAACAAAATAGAGCTTTGGGAACCCAATGACATCGAATATGAAAAATTAGGACAAAGCATGGGAAGTAAAACCACAAAATAA
- the kdsB gene encoding 3-deoxy-manno-octulosonate cytidylyltransferase, with amino-acid sequence MKIIAVIPARYEASRFPGKLMQILGEKTVITTTYQNVVETGLFDEVFIATDSEIIMDEIVKNGGKAVMTGQHETGSDRIAEAVENIDCDIVINVQGDEPFLKLEPLQQLIEVFKKDDNKEVSLASLKIKLFEKNEIENPNNVKVITDNNGFALYFSRSVIPFHREISYDISYFKHIGVYAFRKEALLQFSKLEMKPLEISEKIECIRYLEYGMKIKMIETNFVGVGIDTPEDLEKARKLI; translated from the coding sequence ATGAAAATAATCGCTGTTATTCCTGCACGATACGAAGCAAGCCGTTTTCCGGGGAAATTAATGCAGATTTTAGGAGAAAAAACCGTGATCACCACAACCTATCAGAATGTAGTAGAAACAGGACTGTTTGATGAGGTGTTTATTGCTACAGATTCTGAAATTATTATGGATGAAATTGTGAAAAACGGTGGAAAAGCTGTAATGACGGGGCAACATGAGACGGGAAGTGACCGCATTGCTGAAGCGGTAGAGAATATTGATTGTGATATTGTGATCAATGTTCAGGGTGATGAACCTTTCCTTAAACTGGAACCTTTACAACAGCTGATCGAAGTTTTCAAAAAAGATGACAATAAGGAAGTTTCTTTAGCATCTTTAAAAATAAAATTATTTGAAAAAAACGAAATTGAAAACCCCAACAACGTAAAAGTAATTACGGATAACAATGGTTTCGCCCTTTATTTCAGCCGTTCTGTTATTCCTTTTCATAGAGAAATTTCTTATGATATAAGCTATTTTAAACATATTGGAGTATATGCTTTCAGAAAAGAGGCTTTATTACAATTTTCAAAATTGGAAATGAAACCCCTTGAAATATCAGAAAAAATTGAATGTATCCGCTACCTGGAATACGGAATGAAAATCAAAATGATTGAAACCAATTTCGTTGGTGTAGGTATTGATACCCCGGAGGATTTAGAAAAAGCAAGAAAATTAATTTAA
- a CDS encoding NAD(P)H-binding protein — protein MKALVIGATGATGKDLVNQLLSDKDFEEVDIFVRKPVDIQNERLKVHVVNFEKPEEWKDMVKGDVAFSCLGTTLKDAGSKEAQKKVDFDYQYEFAKAARENNVEDYVLVSAYGASPDSKIFYSKMKGELEEAVKQLHFTKITIFKPGMLERKDSERTGEVLGSRIIKFANKFGLLESQKPLPTDILAKAMINSSKIKSNGYSSIKLGNIFCFAEKTNE, from the coding sequence ATGAAAGCTTTAGTAATCGGTGCTACAGGCGCTACAGGAAAGGATTTAGTGAATCAGTTACTCAGTGACAAAGATTTTGAAGAAGTCGATATTTTTGTACGAAAGCCTGTTGATATTCAGAATGAAAGGCTTAAAGTTCATGTGGTCAATTTTGAAAAACCTGAAGAATGGAAAGACATGGTGAAAGGAGACGTCGCTTTTTCGTGTCTGGGAACAACTTTAAAGGATGCCGGAAGCAAAGAAGCACAGAAAAAAGTAGACTTTGATTACCAATATGAATTCGCCAAAGCAGCCAGGGAAAATAATGTGGAAGATTATGTTCTGGTTTCCGCATACGGTGCAAGCCCCGATTCAAAAATTTTCTATTCCAAAATGAAAGGAGAGCTTGAAGAAGCCGTAAAACAACTTCATTTCACCAAAATCACCATCTTCAAACCCGGTATGCTGGAAAGGAAAGATTCGGAAAGAACCGGTGAAGTGCTGGGAAGCAGAATTATCAAATTTGCGAATAAATTTGGATTACTGGAAAGTCAAAAGCCTTTACCTACTGATATTCTGGCAAAGGCAATGATCAATTCTTCCAAAATAAAAAGTAATGGCTATTCCAGTATCAAGCTTGGAAATATCTTTTGTTTTGCTGAGAAAACTAATGAATAA
- a CDS encoding GIN domain-containing protein: MKKIVYTLMLVAVVSCGKVSPKGNIEKKDVDVSEFVNLDLDGKFRVFYARGPKNFVEIETYPNVAGNLDVDVKDKTLSIKEKRGTKGVDFYNVTIYSKYNLEKVAISDSVEMNISSEIKTDNFRLNLKNYATFMGSVNTRRAEVEMHNRSRANFLGLTKEAVIKISDTASLIAPYWKITNLNIDSKNGNYAEVNVKDSLKGHIQNTAKFVYYNDPIRAFKIDKTTKVENKKLD; encoded by the coding sequence ATGAAGAAAATTGTATACACATTGATGCTGGTTGCGGTAGTTTCCTGTGGAAAGGTTTCACCAAAAGGAAATATTGAAAAGAAAGATGTGGATGTCTCTGAATTTGTTAATTTAGATCTGGACGGAAAATTTCGGGTATTTTATGCCAGAGGACCGAAGAATTTTGTAGAAATAGAAACCTACCCGAATGTAGCCGGTAACCTTGATGTAGATGTAAAAGACAAGACTCTTTCCATCAAGGAAAAAAGAGGAACAAAAGGGGTCGACTTTTACAATGTAACGATTTATTCAAAATATAACCTTGAAAAAGTAGCGATTTCAGATTCTGTAGAAATGAATATTTCAAGCGAAATCAAGACTGATAATTTCAGGCTTAATTTAAAAAATTATGCTACCTTCATGGGATCTGTGAATACAAGAAGAGCTGAAGTGGAAATGCATAACAGAAGCAGAGCCAACTTTTTAGGATTGACTAAAGAAGCAGTGATTAAGATTTCAGATACGGCAAGTTTAATTGCTCCTTACTGGAAAATTACGAACCTGAATATTGATTCTAAAAACGGAAATTATGCTGAAGTCAATGTAAAAGATTCGCTAAAAGGACATATCCAAAATACGGCAAAATTTGTCTATTATAATGATCCGATCAGAGCTTTTAAAATTGATAAGACAACAAAGGTTGAGAATAAGAAACTGGATTAA
- a CDS encoding DUF4199 domain-containing protein, with translation MTKSPSTLGIILFIATMIVFFVVYTFFSGINYFDISLKANAFVLPILYAGAAFWSVKLYWNNHRVVSFKEAFKRAFVPMFIGGILSIFSIYAFLNFADTDAKKLLNYQYVQRQKSELDTEYTSARKILKHQKDIDELDQKYKERLESFTPEAVKGKDMLTASHFSGYFAAILIFYVVLSVFFGAFFRTRTIYQPEEENQA, from the coding sequence ATGACGAAAAGTCCATCAACACTAGGAATTATACTTTTTATAGCTACAATGATCGTTTTCTTTGTAGTATACACTTTTTTCTCAGGAATTAACTATTTTGATATTTCCCTGAAAGCCAATGCATTCGTTCTGCCTATCTTATATGCGGGTGCTGCATTTTGGTCGGTGAAATTGTATTGGAACAACCATAGAGTAGTTAGTTTTAAAGAAGCTTTCAAAAGAGCTTTTGTCCCGATGTTCATCGGTGGAATTCTTTCTATTTTCAGCATTTATGCTTTCTTAAACTTTGCAGATACTGATGCTAAAAAGCTGTTGAACTATCAATATGTTCAAAGACAAAAATCAGAACTGGATACAGAATATACTTCTGCAAGGAAGATTTTAAAACATCAGAAAGATATTGATGAGCTGGATCAGAAGTACAAAGAAAGATTGGAAAGCTTCACTCCTGAAGCTGTTAAAGGAAAAGATATGCTTACCGCAAGTCATTTTTCAGGATATTTTGCAGCGATTCTTATATTTTACGTAGTTTTGTCGGTGTTTTTCGGGGCATTTTTCAGAACAAGAACAATTTATCAACCCGAAGAAGAAAATCAAGCCTAA
- a CDS encoding glycosyltransferase family 2 protein — protein sequence MNLSIVIPLLNEEDSLEELFSRIDNVCRSNSLSYEIWFVDDGSTDLSWSIIENLKVQYPQIHAIKFSRNYGKSQALHAAFERTNGDVVITMDADLQDFPEEIPELYKMVTNDNYDIVSGWKKKRFDNVMTKNVPSKLFNAAARKVSGVELHDFNCGLKAYKKQVVKSIDVYGDMHRYIPVLAANAGFRRITEKEVQHQARPYGTSKFGTERFIRGFLDLVTLWFVSRFGGRPMHFFGAVGTLMFIFGFLSALWLGLSKLIDVSRGIYGHLITNNPWFFIALTMMIMGTLLFVAGFLGEMIIRTNREHKNYNIDEVI from the coding sequence ATGAATTTATCTATAGTTATTCCGCTACTGAATGAAGAAGACTCTTTGGAAGAGCTTTTTTCAAGAATCGACAACGTCTGCAGATCCAATAGTTTATCGTATGAGATCTGGTTTGTAGACGATGGAAGTACGGATTTATCGTGGAGCATTATTGAGAATTTGAAAGTACAATATCCTCAGATCCACGCCATTAAATTTTCCAGAAATTATGGAAAATCACAAGCACTTCACGCTGCATTTGAACGAACAAACGGTGATGTTGTGATCACCATGGATGCTGATTTACAGGATTTTCCTGAAGAAATTCCGGAATTATATAAAATGGTTACCAACGACAACTACGATATCGTTTCCGGTTGGAAAAAGAAGCGTTTCGATAATGTAATGACGAAAAATGTTCCGTCAAAATTATTCAATGCGGCAGCCAGAAAAGTTTCCGGAGTTGAGCTTCATGATTTTAATTGCGGTTTGAAGGCGTACAAGAAACAGGTAGTTAAATCCATTGATGTCTACGGTGATATGCACCGTTATATCCCGGTATTGGCTGCTAATGCAGGATTCAGAAGAATTACTGAAAAGGAAGTACAACACCAGGCCAGACCTTATGGAACTTCAAAATTCGGAACCGAAAGATTTATCCGAGGTTTCCTGGATTTGGTAACCCTTTGGTTTGTAAGTCGTTTTGGAGGAAGGCCAATGCATTTCTTCGGAGCTGTAGGAACCTTGATGTTTATTTTCGGTTTTCTTTCTGCCCTTTGGTTGGGATTATCAAAGCTGATCGATGTTTCGAGAGGAATTTATGGCCATTTAATCACCAATAATCCTTGGTTTTTCATCGCCTTAACAATGATGATCATGGGGACCTTGCTGTTTGTTGCCGGATTCCTGGGAGAAATGATTATCAGAACCAACCGTGAGCATAAGAATTATAATATCGACGAAGTGATATAA
- a CDS encoding SRPBCC family protein, translating to MSSNVYVEAQMLIRKPIEDVFEAFINPEVTTNFWFTKSTGKLEEGKTVTWEWEMYGVKNVVNVHQVIPNQLIKTEWGEPSVHVDYEFKTMEKGTLVVIKSYGFSQTGEDLLRQVNDNTGGFTTVLDGCKAYLEHGINLRLIEDKFPSE from the coding sequence ATGAGTTCTAATGTCTATGTTGAAGCTCAAATGCTTATCAGAAAACCGATTGAAGATGTCTTTGAAGCATTTATCAATCCTGAAGTAACGACTAATTTCTGGTTTACAAAATCAACCGGTAAACTGGAAGAAGGTAAAACGGTAACCTGGGAATGGGAAATGTACGGTGTGAAAAATGTCGTAAATGTTCATCAGGTTATTCCAAATCAGTTGATCAAAACAGAGTGGGGAGAACCTTCGGTTCATGTAGACTATGAGTTTAAAACTATGGAAAAAGGAACTCTTGTGGTGATTAAAAGCTATGGATTCAGCCAAACCGGCGAAGATCTTCTTAGACAGGTTAATGACAATACAGGAGGCTTTACAACGGTATTAGACGGTTGCAAAGCGTATCTGGAACATGGGATCAATCTGAGACTTATTGAAGATAAATTTCCATCAGAATAA
- a CDS encoding phosphatase PAP2 family protein, translating into MKKLRFLLLPVSILVCSQETDTLQINELPHELSKDLPKVQTYTLKDGSVRTYPKPKLLDFVTKLPRNFINTNKDFVAKDHAYYLGGAVASTLILLPFDQKLIDNSRELGERWGMDKDNNYTKLGGVFKIPKDIGSTLYLIGNGSTLVLLGIGFGTYGLIKNDYRAQATASGLMESLILSGVFTQTIKRITGRESPFIAEENGNKGGAWNPFPSFSAFGKNTSNYDAMPSGHLTTFMAGITVIADNYPDAVWIKPVGYTLAGALCFQMMQSKVHWASDYPLALLMGYFIGKTISKSRYTSTEGTIGKTKYKFDLMASRQWEYNMVGVKLSF; encoded by the coding sequence ATGAAAAAATTGAGATTTCTGCTATTACCTGTCTCTATATTAGTATGTTCACAGGAAACAGATACATTGCAGATTAATGAATTACCACACGAACTATCCAAAGATTTACCAAAAGTACAAACCTATACGTTGAAAGACGGCTCTGTAAGAACCTATCCAAAGCCAAAACTTCTGGATTTTGTAACCAAGCTGCCCCGAAACTTTATTAATACCAACAAAGACTTTGTAGCTAAAGATCATGCATATTATCTGGGAGGTGCAGTGGCTTCAACATTGATCCTGTTGCCGTTTGATCAGAAATTAATTGATAATTCAAGAGAGTTAGGCGAAAGATGGGGAATGGATAAGGATAATAACTATACCAAACTTGGAGGTGTTTTTAAAATCCCAAAAGATATCGGGTCAACATTATATCTGATTGGAAATGGTTCTACATTGGTGCTACTAGGAATCGGTTTCGGAACCTATGGTTTGATTAAAAATGACTACAGAGCTCAAGCCACAGCAAGCGGATTGATGGAAAGTTTAATTCTTTCCGGAGTTTTCACACAGACGATTAAAAGGATTACCGGAAGAGAAAGTCCGTTTATTGCAGAAGAAAATGGTAATAAAGGAGGAGCCTGGAACCCGTTCCCGAGTTTTTCAGCATTTGGTAAAAATACATCCAATTATGATGCAATGCCGTCAGGACACTTAACAACGTTTATGGCCGGGATTACAGTGATTGCAGATAATTACCCCGATGCCGTATGGATCAAACCGGTAGGATATACCTTAGCAGGAGCTTTATGTTTTCAAATGATGCAAAGTAAAGTACACTGGGCTTCAGACTATCCGCTAGCGCTGTTAATGGGATATTTTATAGGAAAAACAATCTCAAAAAGCCGATATACTTCGACAGAAGGAACAATAGGAAAAACAAAATATAAATTTGACCTTATGGCGTCTCGACAATGGGAATACAATATGGTAGGAGTAAAACTATCTTTTTAA
- a CDS encoding pyridoxal phosphate-dependent aminotransferase codes for MKVSKLAANLIGSEIVKIGNEVNDLKAKGAEIANLTIGDLNSNIYPIPALLKEEIQKAYQNNLTNYPPANGLLSLRTEVSKDLKNRWNLDYSPNDILITAGSRPLIYAVYKTIVDEGDKVIYPTPSWNNNHYAYLTSANAVEVKTKPETNFLPTADDLRPHLDGAVLLALCSPLNPTGTMFTREQLSEICELVIAENKKRGEDQKPLYLMYDQIYSNLTFGAEHVDPVSLFPEMKEYTIYIDGISKCLAATGVRVGWGFGPAHIIDKMKALLTHVGAWAPKPEQEATAKFYENPENVNVFVEDFKGKLENSLKVLHGGIQDLKAKGLAVDSIEPMGALYLTIKLDYIGKTKPDGGAIENSSDLVFYLINDAGVALVPFSAFGEEKSEPWFRASVGGLAIDEIKVMLPKLESALNNLK; via the coding sequence GTGAAAGTTTCAAAATTAGCAGCGAACCTGATCGGTTCTGAGATTGTAAAAATTGGTAACGAAGTAAATGATCTAAAAGCAAAGGGAGCAGAAATTGCCAATCTTACTATTGGTGATCTGAATTCTAATATCTATCCTATTCCGGCATTGCTGAAGGAAGAGATTCAGAAAGCCTATCAGAATAATCTGACAAATTATCCACCTGCCAACGGACTTTTATCTTTAAGAACAGAAGTTTCCAAAGACTTAAAAAACAGATGGAACCTGGATTATTCTCCTAACGATATTTTGATTACAGCAGGATCAAGACCATTGATTTATGCCGTATACAAAACAATCGTAGACGAAGGAGATAAAGTAATATATCCTACACCGTCTTGGAATAACAACCACTATGCTTACCTTACTTCTGCCAATGCAGTAGAAGTGAAGACAAAGCCGGAAACTAACTTTTTGCCAACGGCAGATGATTTGAGACCTCATTTGGATGGAGCTGTTTTACTAGCTCTTTGTTCACCGTTGAACCCTACGGGGACAATGTTTACAAGAGAGCAACTTTCAGAAATCTGTGAGCTGGTGATCGCTGAAAACAAAAAAAGAGGAGAAGATCAAAAACCGTTATACCTGATGTATGACCAGATCTATTCTAACCTTACTTTTGGTGCAGAACATGTAGATCCCGTTTCTCTTTTCCCTGAAATGAAAGAATATACGATATATATTGACGGTATTTCTAAATGTCTTGCTGCAACAGGGGTACGTGTAGGTTGGGGATTCGGGCCTGCTCATATCATTGATAAAATGAAGGCTCTTCTTACTCACGTTGGAGCGTGGGCGCCAAAACCGGAGCAGGAAGCTACTGCAAAATTCTACGAAAACCCTGAAAACGTAAATGTATTTGTAGAAGATTTCAAAGGAAAACTTGAAAACAGCTTAAAAGTTCTACACGGAGGAATTCAGGATTTGAAAGCAAAAGGACTTGCTGTTGACAGTATTGAACCGATGGGAGCTCTTTATCTGACGATCAAATTAGATTATATCGGAAAAACAAAACCTGACGGTGGTGCTATTGAAAACTCTTCTGATCTGGTATTCTACCTTATCAATGATGCAGGAGTTGCTTTAGTTCCTTTCTCAGCATTTGGAGAAGAGAAATCTGAACCTTGGTTCCGTGCTTCTGTAGGAGGATTAGCGATCGATGAGATCAAAGTAATGCTTCCGAAATTAGAAAGTGCTTTGAACAACTTAAAGTAA
- a CDS encoding phospho-sugar mutase gives MTTLEKAKLWLSDTFDKETRDAVQLLIDSNSPDLEDSFYRELEFGTGGMRGIMGVGTNRLNKYTLGQATQGLANYMLAQFKGEEIKVAIAYDVRNNSKEFGKLVADVLTANGIKVLLFKDHRPTPELSFTVRDKKCNGGIVLTASHNPPEYNGYKVYWNDGAQIVPPNDEAIINEVYSVKFDEIKFNGNDDLIEWVGEEQDDIYIDACIENSTYQNVGKGNLNIVFTSIHGTTYTTIPKALEKAGFKKIDLVKEQMIPSGNFPTVDSPNPEEPAALEMALDLARITNADIVIGTDPDGDRLGIAVRNLDGEMQLLNGNQTNTILTYYILNEWRKQERITGKEFIGSTIVTSDIFYDIAQKFGVECKVGLTGFKWIGKMIREAEGTQKFVCGGEESFGFMTGDFVRDKDSCGSILLACEIAAWCKANGKTMYQYMIEIYEDLGMYYEGLINIVRKGREGAEEIQNMMKNFRENPPKELAGSLVEEVKDFKEQTSLTVSTGEKKVMNDIPKSNVLIYYTQDGTKVCVRPSGTEPKIKFYVSVKDSISSEADFKNKLESLEAKIQAVKTDLKLD, from the coding sequence ATGACAACATTAGAAAAAGCGAAACTTTGGTTAAGTGATACGTTTGATAAAGAAACGAGAGATGCTGTACAATTATTAATCGACAGCAATTCTCCTGATCTGGAAGATTCTTTTTACAGAGAATTGGAATTTGGGACAGGAGGAATGCGTGGAATAATGGGAGTAGGAACCAATCGCTTAAACAAATATACATTAGGACAGGCAACTCAGGGATTGGCCAATTATATGCTGGCACAATTCAAGGGCGAAGAGATCAAAGTAGCCATCGCTTATGATGTTCGTAATAACTCAAAAGAATTCGGAAAATTGGTAGCTGATGTTTTGACTGCCAATGGCATAAAAGTATTGCTTTTCAAAGATCACCGACCGACTCCTGAGCTTTCTTTCACGGTTCGTGATAAAAAATGTAACGGAGGAATTGTATTAACGGCTTCTCACAATCCACCAGAGTACAACGGTTATAAAGTGTACTGGAATGACGGAGCACAAATTGTCCCGCCAAATGATGAAGCGATCATCAATGAGGTATATTCTGTGAAATTTGATGAAATTAAATTCAATGGAAATGATGATCTGATCGAATGGGTCGGAGAGGAGCAGGATGATATATATATTGATGCTTGTATCGAAAATTCTACCTATCAGAATGTTGGGAAAGGAAATTTAAATATTGTTTTCACTTCTATTCACGGTACAACTTATACAACAATTCCAAAAGCATTGGAAAAAGCCGGATTTAAAAAGATAGATCTTGTAAAAGAACAAATGATTCCAAGCGGGAATTTTCCAACCGTAGATTCTCCAAATCCGGAAGAGCCTGCAGCGTTGGAAATGGCATTGGATCTGGCAAGAATTACCAATGCAGATATTGTGATCGGAACAGATCCGGATGGTGACAGATTAGGAATTGCCGTAAGAAACCTTGATGGTGAAATGCAATTGTTAAACGGTAACCAGACCAATACGATCCTTACCTATTACATCTTGAATGAATGGAGAAAACAAGAGAGAATCACAGGAAAAGAATTCATTGGTTCTACGATTGTTACCTCAGATATTTTCTATGATATCGCGCAGAAATTCGGAGTGGAATGTAAAGTAGGTCTTACAGGATTCAAATGGATCGGAAAAATGATCCGTGAAGCGGAAGGAACACAAAAATTTGTTTGCGGAGGTGAAGAAAGTTTTGGTTTCATGACCGGAGATTTTGTGCGTGATAAAGATTCGTGCGGAAGTATCCTTTTAGCTTGTGAAATTGCTGCATGGTGTAAAGCCAACGGAAAAACGATGTATCAGTATATGATCGAGATCTATGAAGATTTGGGAATGTACTATGAAGGATTAATCAACATTGTAAGAAAAGGAAGAGAAGGTGCTGAAGAAATTCAGAATATGATGAAAAATTTCCGTGAAAATCCTCCAAAAGAATTAGCAGGATCATTAGTGGAAGAAGTGAAGGATTTCAAGGAACAGACAAGCCTTACAGTTTCTACAGGTGAAAAGAAAGTAATGAACGATATTCCAAAATCGAATGTATTGATTTATTATACTCAGGATGGAACAAAAGTTTGTGTAAGACCTTCAGGAACAGAGCCTAAGATTAAATTTTATGTTTCAGTAAAAGACTCTATCTCTTCTGAAGCAGATTTTAAAAATAAATTAGAATCATTGGAAGCTAAAATTCAGGCTGTTAAAACAGATTTAAAACTGGATTAA
- a CDS encoding histidine kinase translates to MKKLLLVFGLIFSHLIFAQTAKEIIDKNIELSGGLTNWKLLNSVLLQGKVVLGIKDEYPIKIYQQRPNLTKTLIVTGGKETAIEGFDGNKGYAMNYAANKLQVYPEYVPESFDNDFIDWENKGFEAKYLGKEKVGEIYCHKVELTKNVNKNLYFFDTKTYMLLKEVKKDETVIYSDYKKAGNLTMPFRIESSSTKKDGDYVMLFNKIDVNKVFPANIFKF, encoded by the coding sequence ATGAAGAAGTTACTTTTAGTATTTGGCCTGATATTTTCACATTTAATTTTTGCACAGACTGCAAAGGAGATCATTGATAAAAATATTGAATTATCCGGAGGATTGACAAATTGGAAGCTCTTAAACTCGGTACTCCTTCAGGGAAAAGTGGTGTTGGGAATCAAAGATGAATATCCTATTAAAATCTATCAGCAGCGCCCAAATCTTACTAAAACATTGATTGTAACCGGAGGAAAAGAAACTGCTATTGAAGGTTTTGACGGTAATAAAGGCTATGCCATGAACTATGCTGCCAATAAACTTCAGGTATATCCTGAATATGTGCCTGAAAGCTTCGACAACGATTTTATCGATTGGGAAAATAAAGGTTTTGAAGCCAAATACCTTGGAAAGGAAAAAGTAGGAGAGATCTATTGTCACAAAGTAGAATTGACAAAGAATGTGAATAAAAATCTCTATTTTTTCGATACCAAAACATATATGCTTTTAAAAGAAGTGAAAAAAGATGAAACGGTAATCTATTCCGATTATAAAAAGGCGGGAAACCTTACGATGCCTTTCAGGATTGAATCTTCAAGCACCAAGAAAGACGGAGATTATGTGATGTTATTCAACAAAATTGATGTGAATAAAGTATTTCCGGCTAATATTTTTAAGTTTTAA